Within the Musa acuminata AAA Group cultivar baxijiao chromosome BXJ2-9, Cavendish_Baxijiao_AAA, whole genome shotgun sequence genome, the region CCAAGCAGCAGAACTACTTATGATCTTATTATCTTAATCatctattattattatacataggaacttttcttttcctttggacAAGTATAAGGAAAAAGATTTTATTCTTTGCTACAAACTTCATCAATTGAAATCAACCATCCTATACAGCATTCAGATAAAGAAAAAAGGtcaaaaaatagaacatcaaagagaCTGAGGGGATCGAACCAAAATGTAGCTTACAGTGAATAACACTGACAACGAGAGTCATCAAAGCCCTAACAGCACTATCTCATTCATCAAACCCTTACTAGACTTCGAATCCATCATCAAACAACATGCAATCCAACAAGAACAAGTCCAAAGTTATGAACATCCGCAAGGAAAGGAACGACAAGACGAGGAAGGCGTACCAGTGAGGATCGATTGCTGGGTCTTTCCTCCTATCTCACCACACCAATATCGAGCTATATTATAAGGAGCAGAAGTGATCAACCAGAAGATAAGCATTActgcaaagaaaacaaaagacAATAGGAAAAAAGCAGTGCAATAAATTGTTTTCAATGAGTTGGTCGGAAAACGCAATCTATCGGGGGGTGACAGTCGCTGTCACCGGATCTTATGAGAATTTATTGTTCCACCATGTCTCCCTCCCTGTCGACTAaggatatatataattaatatttgcatgagatgaagattaaaaataaaaaaaatagtttcaTATTACTAAGAATTAAAAGAAACATATACCAATTTTAAATTGGATCAATGTTCGATCTCATGTATGTTAGAATTAATGTTATGATCATCATGATGACCGACCATCTCTCAATAATTGATTTCACAAGGGAATGATGGTATTTAGTTCTTAGATGCATGCTTTCTCATGAAGACATTTCCATGGCATTGTCACCTAACCAGTCACTTCTAGTTTCAAAGCTGTTCTCCACATGAAGACTAGTTTGACTACTACAATGAACAAAAGCATTGATTACAATTTTTttgtcaagaaaaaaaaagaaagaaaagaaaagaaacagtcATCAAAAAGTGGAAATGGAGACTAGTTTGATTGCTGATTGTTTTAATCTATGCCTACTGCAATCAACAAATATATGAGTAAATTTTTTGGCATAAAAATAAGCCATCTAAAAGGTTAAAGCAGGAGACAGCCTAGCCTGAGCAGCATCATCATGCTTTTGTTACTCACTGGACCACATAAATGTACTCTTGCTTTGGCTGCCAAATCTATATAACCATGCATTGAAGTTGGAGTGATGAAATTAAATTGTCATAGTTGATATTCCATTACAAAAACAAGAATAAAGAGAAAAATTGTCATGTAGGGACCCTTGACTGTTCTTGTCAAGACAACCCTGCATGTTTTCCTGCACTCCTGTAATGTCATCCATCATAGCCTGCCTTAATAAATGGCCATGGCAGCATTGCACATGCTCCTTCAATTAGTCAAGTAAAAGGTAGTGCAGCTGTTCCACCACTGTATTAAtctttcaaaagttttctttttttccaaCATGTAGAGATGCATTGGATTAAGTGCAgtcaaaatgcatcatggaagtaAGACCAGACGCAGAGAAGCAGCAAGTGTGTGTTCAGATCATCAAAGAACATTCTCCAAGTTGATACTGAAATATGCATTGGTTTATCTGAGTAAACCGGTTGATGTTTTTATGACGACAGAGTGGAGAGAAGGCAACACGAGCCAGCAACTACACAACCATACATGAGATTACAAGTTGAGGGAATACAAACAAGAAGGTAGCTTCGACATACATGTCTCCTGGATGAATCATAGCTTCTGGACAATTGATTTCCATGTCAAAATCTCAAGTGTTTCTAGCATAACTATAGAGTAGAAACTTCTATCAAAAGCAAAGCTACACCAGAGAAACTTGAATGCACATCTAAGTGCAGTGTAGTTTATACAGATGGAGACACCAAGAAGACAGAGTCCTGCACAAGAATGTGGCCATTTCAATTGCCAGAGGTCAGCTCTGCATCTGAAAATCTAGGCTAACACATGATCACCATGAAAAGATCAGACCAATCTAACAAATTCAGGAATCAGATTGCCtgattttattttggtgaaggcATTTATAGACACCTGCAGACTCGTACACCTGAAAGGTCAATTCATCCACATTGACAAACATCACACATTATACGACAAATGGATGTGGCAGTTATTGTAATGGTCATAATTTCATAGAGGACCTAGTTGTAAATATAAAATTGAGAAGGATCAAATTGCAAAAGTACAATTTTaagcaataaaaagaaaagaaaacaagaaagaactGAAACAAAGGAAACAAAGCAGAAGAGTAAaggaaacagaagaagaagaaagggaagagagAGAGTGATATGAAAAGAACTGTCACAGAGAAGATGACAATGACATGGGATCAGCGTGATGACCCAACTCTAAAACTCCGGTCTACAATCAGACAAATAGTTTCCTTTCATGTTTCTAAAGGCAGCCCTTTCGGAGATAATTACTTCGATTTTCATCACAGTTGCTGCAATAGGCTTTACTCCGGATCCATGTGTCCAGTGCCTGAGTTAAAGAAAATTTAGAGGCTGGCACAAGCAATTCATTAACTAATCTTTCGTGCAGTGAGCATCTGTGCCATGCAGAGTACAGTGGTGATAACCCATACTGCCAAGGAACTTCCTGATCTCATCTGCACTAGTGTTGCTTGCCTGCAGCAACCGCCCATCTTCTTCATAGATGAGGTATGGCGCTTCACCTTTTCTTCTTGACAACAGCTTGGAGGCACCACGAAGAACATGATACTCCCAGCCTTGGACATCAATCTTAATTAGTAGCACTCGCTCTGTGTCAGGAATGACTTCATCCAATGGGACTGTTGCCACCTCCACAGCAATCTCTTCATTAGACTTGAATGCTAGCTTTGCACCAGTTGCAGAGATTGCACTATTGTCAAGGCGGCCAACCAACTGAATCATCAAGATGAGCATAAAAAGCATTTCAATTAGTATGTGATCTTCAGGAATGACATTTTAAAAGTAATAGAAGGCTTTTACAAATTCAAAGTCACCCAATTCTGATTTGCAAATCAGAAGAgccgttttgtttttttttttttttttttgcaacaggTTGAATTAATTACAATCAGCTATAATTGCAAAAGTTAGTAAGAAACCGAAATAGCTAGCTACTTTAATTAAATGAGAGATTAATATGACTTGCTGGGAAGACTTATCGAAGACATAAGATCTTTCCAGATGGTAAAATTTCCAGTTCAAAAGTTTTCTGGTAAGAGAGACCTACACAGATTTCATGTTTCAAACTTCTTTTTTCAGCATAAATGCATGACCGGAAAATTTTGCATCGGCAACACCAGTATGGAGAAAATAATGTCATAATTAACAGCAATTTTCTACAACTTGTTTGCACCAATGTTTATTTACAAAGAGTACAAACACCTGCCTGAAGTTTTAAGAACAAGTTATTTTTTGAAACAATATCTTCAAGAAGGTACTAGAGCATGATGGAGTCAGGTGTGCCAAAGCCCATCAAATTAAGGTTTTTTTGGTCCTGGTTGTTCCAACCAACATAATTACCCTCTTCAAAGTTTGTGAGCTAAGAGGATGGAACAAATCTAAGAAGAAGGATCATATGGTGcaaaaacagaaaagaaagatCTTAGAATATCATAGATGTCATGTAACCTACTAAATGGGCCTTAAATTTATAAATAGAAAAGCAACTCTTATGGATCATTGGAAATTTGGATACTTTTCCACTCAACTTAAAATGTTAGAGTCAATTGTATCCAAAAACAGAAAATAACTTTGAGATAATTTTTATGTACCACAGACATAATCCAAAAACATATAAACAGAAAACAAATTTCAAGGGTTTAAAAATCTTCAGTGTAGTGGCAACTATATCCTTTGAAATATCCATCTACAATATGGATTCAAGATCTTCTTGCTTAGAATTCCAAAAGCACCTAGCCACATGATAAAAGAAGTCTACCTCAAGAATGAGTCGCTTTAACAAATTACCTATGCATGGATATTTCCAAGAATTAAATCTTTACAAATGCTGATTTCGTTATGGTTAGTGAAAATACACAAAGTAGCATTTATAGCAATGTGAATTCCCACATAAATATTGCCAGCATAATTTATCAATCCTCTCCCTCCTATAAGACAACTTTCTGCTTCCCTGAAGTACTGAGGATAATTAATTAATGATATCCCCCAGAATTACCTGACTCTCCACGATTGACACATCATTGATGATAAAGtgatagacacaaactgcacacaGGTCATACAGGTGCTACTAGTGGTCATTTATATAATGAATACACTCCAAAAAAGGCCTCCTCAAAGTGAACATATTAAGTAGATTTTTTCTCTAAACTGACATGTATTTTAATTCATTCAGATATCAAAGATTTTACAACTATTTTAATACAGAATATGGTATGAGTTTCATTTATGTGGTGATCTAAGAATCTGCTAAACCAAACTAGTTTGCCTGATTGTAATATGCAACCATCAATAGTAGTTTATGAGAGCAGTCTACTCATAGCAATTTAATTGGTATAGTGCAACTACAAAAAGCCTGTGTTCGTTTGAGATGTCAAACCGATACACAAactataaattatatcaaatttgGCATCATTTTTCATGAAAAGCATTTGACAATGTTGATTTTATGATGAGTTTGTCATAGAACAAGAATATTTTACAAGCAGCTTCTAATtctgtaaaaaaattaaaatcacgtATAGAGTCACTATTCAGTCACTTCAAAGGGATTACATGCACATGAAAACACCTCCAGAATTGAATGCTAGAAAATTGAAGACGAAGAAGAATATATTACCTTGTGGAATGTAATGTTTCCGATCCGATCTGAGGCAGCCGCGGCATAAACCGTCACCCGATCCCCTGCCCGATTCAAGAACACGCCGTCGCAGATCCTTTGCAGATTCTCAAACACCGGCTCGAACGCGACCACCCTGAACCCCATCGCCGCCGCCGCGAAGGTCGCCATCCCCACATTCGCCCCCACGTCCACCACCACCCCACCGTCCTTGTCCTTCCCCTCGAGGAACTCCTGTACCGTCGACGAGATGTCTGGGCGACGGAAGGGTTTCCCCTTGAGCATGCGGGCAATGTTCTTGTGGGGCTTTTCCGGGAGGGCACCGAAGTCGGCGAGGGAGTAGAGGAAGGGGTGCTTGACGCCCTCCACGAGGTTCGCGAACACCGGCGACGCCTGCGGGCAGGCGCGGCAGTCGAAGGGCCGGATCCCAGATGGGGATAGGAAAAGGGTCTCGCGGGCGCGATTGGGGCTGGATTTGGAGATCGggtagaagaggaagaggaagaggaagaggaagaggaggaatgaGATGGGGAGGAGGATCGAGACTAGGGTTCTTGGGGAGCGGAGAGGCGAGGGCTTCTCCCTCTTCCACGCGTTCGCCATTGTCTTGGGACGCagaagcgagcgagcgagcgagcaacCGAGACTGATGCGAACGCCGGAAGAAGAATATCGCGTATAATTCTTATACAATAAGACACAGTGTATAGAacagaagggaagaggagattcctCCGTGTCGAGCGCAAGACGAGGCGGAGTTACCGTCTTATTCCCATATACAAAGATATCATGCATAAGCGAGTGTATTGTGTGCGAGAGACTCTACGCCGAGACACGGTGTATAATAGAGACACCGAACGGGAGATCGCGTGTGCGTCTTGTACACAGATGAACAGCGTGTAGTCGTCTGAGCAAGAAACCATGGAAGTTCGAAGGAGACTTAAAAGGAGTGGTCGGTTCATTTTTATTTTGGTGATTGGAATTATTTTTTGATCTTAAAAACAACTGCAGAACAATCGGTTGATGATATGTGAACAGTAAATATATTATTACTGCACCATTTCCAGATGAAGAACACTGCGAAGGCAATCCCTTTGTGGCAAACACTTCACCTTTGTCACCGGATATGCTGCAGCACACAAAGATGCACAACATGTTCAGACAACTATAATGCAGTGCATAATCCTAGTTCTACCCTTCATGTCTCATGGAATTAATACAAGTAGGCCTTCGAAGCCTCCCAATCCAGCAAATAAGGTAAACAGTTCGCATCAAATTCCACACCATTCCATCTTGTTCTTGCGTTGCGGTGCTAAACCACGTCAAGTTCATTCAGTTCCTTCTCCCTGCTCGAGAAGGAATAGCTTTCCTGGTCACTGGTTGAATCCAATACCTCCTTGTTGCCCTCCCCTGCAGTCTCTTGCGCTACTTCGGAGCTGGAAATTGGTGCAGATTGTTCAGCTCGATCGATGTCGTCGTTCTTCGGATCGGCCAGGTGCTCGAGAGCAACCACCACGTCGCTGATGAGCGGCCGTATGCTGGCTTCTTCCTGGAGGCACATTGCAGCGACAGCGAGAGCTTGGTAAAGGCCCTTCATGGGGTACTTCCCCTCAAGCAATGGGTCAGCCATGGCCACAAACTTGCTCTTGTCCTTGAAGAGAGGCTCTGCCTGCACATTCCAGTGCAAAGATGTCAGCGTCCAT harbors:
- the LOC135623615 gene encoding uncharacterized protein LOC135623615 yields the protein MANAWKREKPSPLRSPRTLVSILLPISFLLFLFLFLFLFYPISKSSPNRARETLFLSPSGIRPFDCRACPQASPVFANLVEGVKHPFLYSLADFGALPEKPHKNIARMLKGKPFRRPDISSTVQEFLEGKDKDGGVVVDVGANVGMATFAAAAMGFRVVAFEPVFENLQRICDGVFLNRAGDRVTVYAAAASDRIGNITFHKLVGRLDNSAISATGAKLAFKSNEEIAVEVATVPLDEVIPDTERVLLIKIDVQGWEYHVLRGASKLLSRRKGEAPYLIYEEDGRLLQASNTSADEIRKFLGSMGYHHCTLHGTDAHCTKD